A stretch of Mauremys reevesii isolate NIE-2019 linkage group 25, ASM1616193v1, whole genome shotgun sequence DNA encodes these proteins:
- the LOC120390919 gene encoding IgGFc-binding protein-like isoform X3, whose protein sequence is MGRRGFAFSPSTCQTETLGREFITSYMDECGNSNQFEVQITGYFAFTSVSVSISNYLFGVARFEKKIMVNRGEMVPVRLPESVGIKGTTKFYNVVLVKADKDISVVSVSNKHVSPETTVLYPVSSLGNEHYIVTPSAQSLDSYPEFSVMTYEDRNSVKIHVKGMLRYEKNVYSSGNKLEIKLRAFQGYQFQGIGDLSGTRIVSEKPVAVLVGQVCFCNNIKCNHVFEQLLPVCSWGTTYIIPPLPWQIVDEMVYITASQSTTVLYQLGEQPETVTLAGGSVLQRPVKPWIPVSISANVGIQVVFYSVGAAVPNSSHAFLMNVPDVASYCRMYSINAQEGFENFALMVASTSETGAIILDNQPLRDVVWNRVPGTEFVWGMRPLGPAISSHAVEHPSSPFALLSVGTAAMDSYGIPGSCRKNVTFKCQTETLQMKEQLELCKDVFLQGSNSEFCSFVNSAFVNLETMCAEDRAVSLQEVARPFGSFLNSSTLSAGGKESEGEVASAVTFLLQSVELAALMAALRSPENMTQTVTTESMAIETFLVVPAAGPCDEVFRLRAQNETMDIHCDTLTRAATEDFVAVAFISYSTLDSIINKRFLNEGNLTADEKLRNFHLNSRVVSGAVGDGRPMNLLKPVNFTLRHRQTKKEEEETRCIHWKFIAGKGTWAEDGCTVLHTNSTHTICSCDHLSSFALLMGLSLK, encoded by the exons GCACGTGTCAGACTGAGACTCTGGGAAGAGAATTCATCACCTCCTACATGGACGAGTGTGGGAACTCTAATCAATTTGAAGTGCAAATTACTGGCTACTTTGCCTTCACTTCAGTGTCTGTTTCCATCTCCAATTACCTGTTTGGCGTGGCAAGGTTTGAGAAGAAGATTATGGTAAATCGGGGAGAGATGGTGCCGGTCAGGCTACCAGAGTCAGTTGGAATTAAGGGCACTACCAAGTTCTACAATGTGGTCCTAGTCAAGGCTGACAAAGATATCTCAGTAGTGTCTGTCAGCAACAAACATGTGAGCCCTGAGACCACTGTGCTGTATCCTGTCTCCAGCTTGGGAAATGAACACTACATAGTGACTCCCTCTGCACAATCCTTAGATAGTTACCCAGAGTTCTCTGTTATGACGTACGAAGACCGCAACTCTGTGAAGATCCATGTGAAAGGCATGTTACGTTACGAAAAAAATGTCTACTCCTCTGGCAACAAACTGGAAATTAAGCTCCGCGCTTTCCAAGGCTACCAGTTTCAAGGCATAGGAGATCTGTCTGGCACCAGGATTGTCTCAGAAAAGCCAGTGGCCGTCTTGGTTGGCCAGGTGTGTTTTTGTAATAACATAAAATGCAACCATGTCTTTGAGCAGCTCCTACCAGTTTGCAGCTGGGGTACAACATACATCATTCCTCCCTTACCCTGGCAGATAGTAGATGAAATGGTCTAcatcactgcctcccagagcacaACTGTGTTGTATCAACTAGGGGAACAGCCAGAGACTGTTACTCTAGCAGGAGGCAGTGTACTCCAGCGTCCTGTCAAGCCCTGGATCCCAGTCTCCATCTCTGCTAATGTGGGCATCCAGGTGGTGTTCTACAGCGTGGGCGCAGCTGTCCCTAATTCCTCCCACGCCTTCCTGATGAATGTTCCAGATGTTGCCAGTTACTGCCGGATGTATTCTATAAATGCCCAGGAGGGCTTCGAGAACTTTGCCTTGATGGTGGCCAGTACATCAGAGACTGGTGCCATCATCCTAGACAATCAGCCTCTAAGGGATGTGGTGTGGAACCGAGTCCCTGGCACTGAGTTCGTTTGGGGCATGCGTCCGCTTGGACCTGCCATCAGCTCCCATGCTGTGGAACATCCCAGCTCTCCATTTGCGCTCCTGAGTGTTGGCACTGCCGCCATGGACAGCTATGGGATTCCGGGTTCCTGCAGGAAAA ATGTTACCTTTAAATGCCAGACTGAGACTCTACAGATGAAAGAGCAGTTGGAGCTGTGCAAAGATGTATTTCTGCAG GGCAGCAACAGTGAATTTTGCTCCTTTGTGAATTCAGCCTTCGTGAATTTGGAGACCATGTGTGCAGAGGACAGAGCAGTATCACTGCAG GAAGTTGCTCGACCCTTTGGTTCCTTCCTGAATAGCTCCACCCTCAGTGCTGGTGGGAAGGAGAGCGAGGGGGAAGTGGCCTCTGCCGTGACGTTCCTCCTGCAGAGTGTGGAACTGGCTGCACTGATGGCTGCTTTGAGGTCTCCGGAGAATATGACCCAGACTGTGACAACAGAGTCTATGG CTATCGAGACGTTCCTCGTTGTGCCGGCTGCAGGTCCCTGTGATGAGGTCTTCAGGCTGAGAGCTCAGAATGAGACAATGGACATTCACTGCGATACGCTCACCAGAGCAGCGACAGAAG ATTTTGTGGCTGTTGCTTTTATTTCTTACTCCACCCTGGACTCCATCATTAACAAGAGATTTCTCAACGAGGGAAATCTAACGGCTGATGAGAAATTGAGGAATTTTCACCTGAATTCCAGGGTGGTGAGTGGGGCTGTCGGAGATGGGAGGCCCATGAACCTCCTCAAACCTGTGAACTTCACCCTGCGCCATAGACAG ACaaagaaagaggaggaagagactCGCTGCATTCACTGGAAATTCATCGCTGGGAAAGGCACCTGGGCTGAGGATGGCTGCACCGTTCTCCACACGAACAGCACTCACACCATCTGCAGCTGTGACCATCTCTCCAGCTTCGCACTCCTtatgggtctctccctgaagtaG
- the LOC120390919 gene encoding IgGFc-binding protein-like isoform X2 — MGRRGFAFSPMFFLLGLFWFLPPASAQRTNTIGTCQTETLGREFITSYMDECGNSNQFEVQITGYFAFTSVSVSISNYLFGVARFEKKIMVNRGEMVPVRLPESVGIKGTTKFYNVVLVKADKDISVVSVSNKHVSPETTVLYPVSSLGNEHYIVTPSAQSLDSYPEFSVMTYEDRNSVKIHVKGMLRYEKNVYSSGNKLEIKLRAFQGYQFQGIGDLSGTRIVSEKPVAVLVGQVCFCNNIKCNHVFEQLLPVCSWGTTYIIPPLPWQIVDEMVYITASQSTTVLYQLGEQPETVTLAGGSVLQRPVKPWIPVSISANVGIQVVFYSVGAAVPNSSHAFLMNVPDVASYCRMYSINAQEGFENFALMVASTSETGAIILDNQPLRDVVWNRVPGTEFVWGMRPLGPAISSHAVEHPSSPFALLSVGTAAMDSYGIPGSCRKNVTFKCQTETLQMKEQLELCKDVFLQGSNSEFCSFVNSAFVNLETMCAEDRAVSLQEVARPFGSFLNSSTLSAGGKESEGEVASAVTFLLQSVELAALMAALRSPENMTQTVTTESMAIETFLVVPAAGPCDEVFRLRAQNETMDIHCDTLTRAATEDFVAVAFISYSTLDSIINKRFLNEGNLTADEKLRNFHLNSRVVSGAVGDGRPMNLLKPVNFTLRHRQTKKEEEETRCIHWKFIAGKGTWAEDGCTVLHTNSTHTICSCDHLSSFALLMGLSLK; from the exons GCACGTGTCAGACTGAGACTCTGGGAAGAGAATTCATCACCTCCTACATGGACGAGTGTGGGAACTCTAATCAATTTGAAGTGCAAATTACTGGCTACTTTGCCTTCACTTCAGTGTCTGTTTCCATCTCCAATTACCTGTTTGGCGTGGCAAGGTTTGAGAAGAAGATTATGGTAAATCGGGGAGAGATGGTGCCGGTCAGGCTACCAGAGTCAGTTGGAATTAAGGGCACTACCAAGTTCTACAATGTGGTCCTAGTCAAGGCTGACAAAGATATCTCAGTAGTGTCTGTCAGCAACAAACATGTGAGCCCTGAGACCACTGTGCTGTATCCTGTCTCCAGCTTGGGAAATGAACACTACATAGTGACTCCCTCTGCACAATCCTTAGATAGTTACCCAGAGTTCTCTGTTATGACGTACGAAGACCGCAACTCTGTGAAGATCCATGTGAAAGGCATGTTACGTTACGAAAAAAATGTCTACTCCTCTGGCAACAAACTGGAAATTAAGCTCCGCGCTTTCCAAGGCTACCAGTTTCAAGGCATAGGAGATCTGTCTGGCACCAGGATTGTCTCAGAAAAGCCAGTGGCCGTCTTGGTTGGCCAGGTGTGTTTTTGTAATAACATAAAATGCAACCATGTCTTTGAGCAGCTCCTACCAGTTTGCAGCTGGGGTACAACATACATCATTCCTCCCTTACCCTGGCAGATAGTAGATGAAATGGTCTAcatcactgcctcccagagcacaACTGTGTTGTATCAACTAGGGGAACAGCCAGAGACTGTTACTCTAGCAGGAGGCAGTGTACTCCAGCGTCCTGTCAAGCCCTGGATCCCAGTCTCCATCTCTGCTAATGTGGGCATCCAGGTGGTGTTCTACAGCGTGGGCGCAGCTGTCCCTAATTCCTCCCACGCCTTCCTGATGAATGTTCCAGATGTTGCCAGTTACTGCCGGATGTATTCTATAAATGCCCAGGAGGGCTTCGAGAACTTTGCCTTGATGGTGGCCAGTACATCAGAGACTGGTGCCATCATCCTAGACAATCAGCCTCTAAGGGATGTGGTGTGGAACCGAGTCCCTGGCACTGAGTTCGTTTGGGGCATGCGTCCGCTTGGACCTGCCATCAGCTCCCATGCTGTGGAACATCCCAGCTCTCCATTTGCGCTCCTGAGTGTTGGCACTGCCGCCATGGACAGCTATGGGATTCCGGGTTCCTGCAGGAAAA ATGTTACCTTTAAATGCCAGACTGAGACTCTACAGATGAAAGAGCAGTTGGAGCTGTGCAAAGATGTATTTCTGCAG GGCAGCAACAGTGAATTTTGCTCCTTTGTGAATTCAGCCTTCGTGAATTTGGAGACCATGTGTGCAGAGGACAGAGCAGTATCACTGCAG GAAGTTGCTCGACCCTTTGGTTCCTTCCTGAATAGCTCCACCCTCAGTGCTGGTGGGAAGGAGAGCGAGGGGGAAGTGGCCTCTGCCGTGACGTTCCTCCTGCAGAGTGTGGAACTGGCTGCACTGATGGCTGCTTTGAGGTCTCCGGAGAATATGACCCAGACTGTGACAACAGAGTCTATGG CTATCGAGACGTTCCTCGTTGTGCCGGCTGCAGGTCCCTGTGATGAGGTCTTCAGGCTGAGAGCTCAGAATGAGACAATGGACATTCACTGCGATACGCTCACCAGAGCAGCGACAGAAG ATTTTGTGGCTGTTGCTTTTATTTCTTACTCCACCCTGGACTCCATCATTAACAAGAGATTTCTCAACGAGGGAAATCTAACGGCTGATGAGAAATTGAGGAATTTTCACCTGAATTCCAGGGTGGTGAGTGGGGCTGTCGGAGATGGGAGGCCCATGAACCTCCTCAAACCTGTGAACTTCACCCTGCGCCATAGACAG ACaaagaaagaggaggaagagactCGCTGCATTCACTGGAAATTCATCGCTGGGAAAGGCACCTGGGCTGAGGATGGCTGCACCGTTCTCCACACGAACAGCACTCACACCATCTGCAGCTGTGACCATCTCTCCAGCTTCGCACTCCTtatgggtctctccctgaagtaG
- the LOC120390919 gene encoding IgGFc-binding protein-like isoform X1, with product MGRRGFAFSPNFKQVLFIFSQVFFLLGLFWFLPPASAQRTNTIGTCQTETLGREFITSYMDECGNSNQFEVQITGYFAFTSVSVSISNYLFGVARFEKKIMVNRGEMVPVRLPESVGIKGTTKFYNVVLVKADKDISVVSVSNKHVSPETTVLYPVSSLGNEHYIVTPSAQSLDSYPEFSVMTYEDRNSVKIHVKGMLRYEKNVYSSGNKLEIKLRAFQGYQFQGIGDLSGTRIVSEKPVAVLVGQVCFCNNIKCNHVFEQLLPVCSWGTTYIIPPLPWQIVDEMVYITASQSTTVLYQLGEQPETVTLAGGSVLQRPVKPWIPVSISANVGIQVVFYSVGAAVPNSSHAFLMNVPDVASYCRMYSINAQEGFENFALMVASTSETGAIILDNQPLRDVVWNRVPGTEFVWGMRPLGPAISSHAVEHPSSPFALLSVGTAAMDSYGIPGSCRKNVTFKCQTETLQMKEQLELCKDVFLQGSNSEFCSFVNSAFVNLETMCAEDRAVSLQEVARPFGSFLNSSTLSAGGKESEGEVASAVTFLLQSVELAALMAALRSPENMTQTVTTESMAIETFLVVPAAGPCDEVFRLRAQNETMDIHCDTLTRAATEDFVAVAFISYSTLDSIINKRFLNEGNLTADEKLRNFHLNSRVVSGAVGDGRPMNLLKPVNFTLRHRQTKKEEEETRCIHWKFIAGKGTWAEDGCTVLHTNSTHTICSCDHLSSFALLMGLSLK from the exons GCACGTGTCAGACTGAGACTCTGGGAAGAGAATTCATCACCTCCTACATGGACGAGTGTGGGAACTCTAATCAATTTGAAGTGCAAATTACTGGCTACTTTGCCTTCACTTCAGTGTCTGTTTCCATCTCCAATTACCTGTTTGGCGTGGCAAGGTTTGAGAAGAAGATTATGGTAAATCGGGGAGAGATGGTGCCGGTCAGGCTACCAGAGTCAGTTGGAATTAAGGGCACTACCAAGTTCTACAATGTGGTCCTAGTCAAGGCTGACAAAGATATCTCAGTAGTGTCTGTCAGCAACAAACATGTGAGCCCTGAGACCACTGTGCTGTATCCTGTCTCCAGCTTGGGAAATGAACACTACATAGTGACTCCCTCTGCACAATCCTTAGATAGTTACCCAGAGTTCTCTGTTATGACGTACGAAGACCGCAACTCTGTGAAGATCCATGTGAAAGGCATGTTACGTTACGAAAAAAATGTCTACTCCTCTGGCAACAAACTGGAAATTAAGCTCCGCGCTTTCCAAGGCTACCAGTTTCAAGGCATAGGAGATCTGTCTGGCACCAGGATTGTCTCAGAAAAGCCAGTGGCCGTCTTGGTTGGCCAGGTGTGTTTTTGTAATAACATAAAATGCAACCATGTCTTTGAGCAGCTCCTACCAGTTTGCAGCTGGGGTACAACATACATCATTCCTCCCTTACCCTGGCAGATAGTAGATGAAATGGTCTAcatcactgcctcccagagcacaACTGTGTTGTATCAACTAGGGGAACAGCCAGAGACTGTTACTCTAGCAGGAGGCAGTGTACTCCAGCGTCCTGTCAAGCCCTGGATCCCAGTCTCCATCTCTGCTAATGTGGGCATCCAGGTGGTGTTCTACAGCGTGGGCGCAGCTGTCCCTAATTCCTCCCACGCCTTCCTGATGAATGTTCCAGATGTTGCCAGTTACTGCCGGATGTATTCTATAAATGCCCAGGAGGGCTTCGAGAACTTTGCCTTGATGGTGGCCAGTACATCAGAGACTGGTGCCATCATCCTAGACAATCAGCCTCTAAGGGATGTGGTGTGGAACCGAGTCCCTGGCACTGAGTTCGTTTGGGGCATGCGTCCGCTTGGACCTGCCATCAGCTCCCATGCTGTGGAACATCCCAGCTCTCCATTTGCGCTCCTGAGTGTTGGCACTGCCGCCATGGACAGCTATGGGATTCCGGGTTCCTGCAGGAAAA ATGTTACCTTTAAATGCCAGACTGAGACTCTACAGATGAAAGAGCAGTTGGAGCTGTGCAAAGATGTATTTCTGCAG GGCAGCAACAGTGAATTTTGCTCCTTTGTGAATTCAGCCTTCGTGAATTTGGAGACCATGTGTGCAGAGGACAGAGCAGTATCACTGCAG GAAGTTGCTCGACCCTTTGGTTCCTTCCTGAATAGCTCCACCCTCAGTGCTGGTGGGAAGGAGAGCGAGGGGGAAGTGGCCTCTGCCGTGACGTTCCTCCTGCAGAGTGTGGAACTGGCTGCACTGATGGCTGCTTTGAGGTCTCCGGAGAATATGACCCAGACTGTGACAACAGAGTCTATGG CTATCGAGACGTTCCTCGTTGTGCCGGCTGCAGGTCCCTGTGATGAGGTCTTCAGGCTGAGAGCTCAGAATGAGACAATGGACATTCACTGCGATACGCTCACCAGAGCAGCGACAGAAG ATTTTGTGGCTGTTGCTTTTATTTCTTACTCCACCCTGGACTCCATCATTAACAAGAGATTTCTCAACGAGGGAAATCTAACGGCTGATGAGAAATTGAGGAATTTTCACCTGAATTCCAGGGTGGTGAGTGGGGCTGTCGGAGATGGGAGGCCCATGAACCTCCTCAAACCTGTGAACTTCACCCTGCGCCATAGACAG ACaaagaaagaggaggaagagactCGCTGCATTCACTGGAAATTCATCGCTGGGAAAGGCACCTGGGCTGAGGATGGCTGCACCGTTCTCCACACGAACAGCACTCACACCATCTGCAGCTGTGACCATCTCTCCAGCTTCGCACTCCTtatgggtctctccctgaagtaG